Sequence from the Panicum virgatum strain AP13 chromosome 5N, P.virgatum_v5, whole genome shotgun sequence genome:
CgccatgcggcggcggcggcccccagCTCCGACGGCCTCCGTCCGGATGCGCCACGGCCTCATCACCTGCATGGTGATGCATTCGTCGTGTCATCAACCACAATAATAGCAACTTGATCCTCCGTTGTTAGCCGGTTAGCTGTGCGCACGTACCAGCATCATGGGCTGCCTTGACCTCCGTGCAGTGGCCGACGACGGGGCAAGAGAAAGAGACGGCGATGGCCAGGATGATCATCGTCATCAACATCACGTACATCGCCGGCAGGGAAGGGACCTTGCTCTCCATGGCATCAAGCAACAGGGCCGTATCTAGGCCCGTGCgggccgtgcgaccgcacagaGCCCCCAAATTTTAGGGGCTCAAAATATAATGAGTATACTAGGTATAGTTATATAGTAGATTTTGTTTTAGTTATATTTTGATCCAATACGAAGCAAACTGTAGCCTAAATATGTCATAGAAGAGGAAATATGCCGCTTGGTCATTGTCTTTCAATCAAATCTGCAGATCGCAGTGCAATCTTTTTCGCTTCCACTATAACCGCTCGCCAGGCACGACACAAGTCACGTCTGCACTTCCACCTCCCGGATTTCACTGGGCACTTGCAGACGCAACGATGGTACTAGGGTCCAGTTCATAGTTTCGCACAGGACCTtcgaatttgccggtacggccctgtCAAGCAAGTACTTGCCTTCGTCTTCAGCGCCTTTTATATAGGACTGAAGGGTAACCTTTTTTTCCCCCGAACAAAGACGGGTGACTAACTGATCACACTGACTGCTAGGATCAGATGGAGTTTCGTAGAAATTCATTCACTCCAGTGGAGCAGTGTACCGTGTGTACAGTGGATTGATCTTGATGGTCTTCGCTCCCCAACGAAGCACGTCGCGAGCAAGCGGGCTGGTCCGGTCAAAACCTGCGGCTGCCTCGGCTGTACGTGGGTGGGCACGGAGCCGTGTCTGCATGTAGCCGGCGGCCGTAAGAGTTGAACCATCCGATCCCTCCCCGACTCACCGCAGCTACCCTCCTCCCTCTCACTCGCTCTCAGACAGCGGCCAGCAGACTGGCTAGCTAGCCCGGCCACCTCTGTGCCGGCTTCGGCATGAGCTCGATCGCCAACCTGTACGGGCGCGGTTACTCCAGAGGTCCGGACTCCGGAGCACGTCGTCGTCAGCCGTCAGCCGCGTACGATTCAACGGAACGGGTCATAAAGAACACTCATCGTAATGTGGCCTCAACGGGCCTTTCATGGGCCTTACACGTAGCTATAGCGTGGGCCGTATATTTTTGGGCTcatttctattttcttcttattcTCGTGGACAAATTTAGGCAGGAAAATGGACAGCGAGTGATCATTGTAGACTTGTACTAGTCCAATTCACAGCGGCACAATTAACCAAACAATTCAGCGAGTTGATGCTGTACAACAAGTAAAACTTATTGGAAAGTCGACCTGCGCTCCATCTCTTAGTAGTGACACCACCAGATGCGGAACTAACCAAACAACGTGACGAGGGATCGTCATCACCAATTCATCACCAACGAACGACACCAAGCGCTGGCGTTGCTTCGAGCTCCGACGATCCGGCCCATCTTCCGGCTCAGGTGCTAAacgcggcgccgctgctgcggcggcggcggcggttcgatGAAGTACGCGCGCACGGggccgccgcgcggcggcggcggcgccaagccCTGGCGACCTCCGTCCAGATGCGCTGCGGGAGCACCTGAAATGCGCGTGTCAATTTCGTCGCCGTCATCTTTCGACTGCTAGCTGTGCTCGCAGCGAGAGAGCCGAGAGCATATATCAAAATGGTTTAGAACGAACGAAGAGGATCAATTAATTCGAGGTTACCATGGATGGGGGCGTTGGGGTCTTCTTCAACCTTGGAGCAGTGGACGACGACGGAGCAGGAGACGGCGATGGCCAGGAGGATCGCCATCAGCGCGCACATGGCATGCCGGGAAGAGAGGCAAGACGACAACTTCATGGCCGCAGGATTGTTAGGTGGCAGCAGGATTGTTAGGTAGCAGCAGGATGCTATGCCAGCCTCTCTGCCTTCATCATCTCCATCCGAATGGACTTTTTAGCCCTCGTTTACATGCATgttgtaaattttttaaaaaagaatctttttatatttaaaatattaaacatagactaatcaaaaaactaattgcagaactcgtctgtaaattacaagacgaatttattaagactaattaatttatcattagaatatgttactgtagcagttaatgtagcaatttagtgttcaatcatggtctaattagactcattagatttatctctTAATTTACAAGTAAAttatacaattaattttttatttcgtttagatttaatacttcgTGCATATAAAATTCTCGTTCGAcgtgatagttttggaattttaaattttgtatAACAAGGGTTATAGAGGAGTACTCCGTATGAGATAAGACTAGAATCCCATCCAGTTTCCTCCATCAATTCATGCCCATGGAAACCATGGACGACCAATAATGGAGGCGTACAGTAGATTGATATCGACGGTCTCCGCCAGTCTCGTCGAACCATGTAGTGTTATGCAGCAAATGGGACCGTATGTCCGTATCCGTGCAGGTACTCTGTCACTAACATTCATGGGACATTTATGAACAGAAGAGGTCCCGTCCGGATAACCATTAGAGCAAGTATACTAGCAGGTGAGATCCAATGGGGAGCACAAAGATAATAGGAGAGAGAAGCGCACGAGCGACTCGTGAGCaggttttttttaccgaccgttCAGACGAATCGCCGCCCTTCATTTTCGGTAaaccagaccggtttgacctgTTACTCGAAAAAatcggccaaattcaaattttaaataaaaaacggTAGTTCAACCGGTTTTCATCGGTtagccgaccggttagaccggtaaaccggtccgaTTTGAGTGGTAACTggtcggtttgagtggtaaccggccaaattcattttttttattttttggtttaaattcaaatgaccacaaagtatactaaatgaatgtttgtataatatgttttagcctaaataaactctccaaccctcttttgtactacttttacattaatacaatgtataacatgttttacattgtatttgtatacttttgtatgcacactTTTTTTGTTTAGCTTTAAATTTTcgtaaagtatactaaatgaacgaatatttgaaaaaatttaacatcattagatttgtcgcaacttgaagtatttttagaaatttttagaaattttttatttttttaaaaaattcaaatttaaattttgaatttgggacGGTTTGAAACCGGACGGAatcggaaccggtccggaccggtttgaccggtaaccgcggtttcCGGATCGGTTCCGGTCGgtatttttttttcgaaagcaCCCAGAAGCACTGGGGAGTCATATAAGATTTTGGCCGCCCATGCTGACTGGACTCAACGCAGACAAGACTGCCCGAGTAGTCTCGGAACACGCCATATTAAGGCACACGCACACCTCCACACATATGCCCACACACACAGGCCTCGGCACCCGTTGCGACACCAGCGTTGCGATCACGGGGATCGAAAGCTGGCGAGCAGCCTCGCAACCGCGAGCGCTATCACCTAGCCACGTTGGCACTGTAGCAGGCGAAATGGACTGTGCAGACCTCCTTCCCACTCCCGTCCTTACACGTCGCATCTGAGCACCAAAAAGTGGTGGGTCCGCCACCCACGAGCTCGGCAGCTCGGGTGAGCTGGAGGTCGATACGCCGTCAAGCCGGCGTAGTTATTAGGCTTCCTCTTAGATGCAAGGATGCAAGGATATTATGGTTCATTGCATCCACCTGCTAATCGGCAGGTAATTAATTTTAGCTAGGATATCAGCTAATGCGCAACTAAAACTCTTTTTAACTAGCTGAATAGCAACTATCAATTTAGTTGATTATTATGCCCGTCACAATTTCAGATAGCTAGCTAATGCATAGCTTTGTGCTCTAAATATTTTTGGGGGCCTATTGTGGGGGCTCCTATATAACTTCTGAAAGCTGGTTAAGTAAGATAACTTTAAGGTCCATTAAatctaaataaaaaaactaaattgAACATTTAAAGAAAATAGATTCTATATTTTTGGAAAAATAATtgaatatttaaaaataatatatttgacatttttcaaaaatacattTCAATATTTTAGAAAAAAGTACTATATTCAATTTTTAATAAACTATCTCAATATTTTTTTGCGAAACATAGTACAGATGTAGACGCTCACAAACGCACGTATCTCCTTGAATATACACGCAACCCTACTACTATGAgctatttattaaaaaaatacatTCAGCATTTATCATCACCTAAACCAATCTTTTCTTAAAGATAGATCCTTTGCATGGCGGCGTGCGCTGGAGGCACGCGCGGTGGCAATGGGCAACTAGCAGCATCAGcaatggttttttttttgagaaagccGGGTTATATTTCATTGGCATAGAAGATTACTGTCATTGCTTACGAGAACACTCCACAAAAAACATAAATTACATCCCGGTTCTTGTAGCACAAACCCGGTCGCCTTCACTGCTggtcgccggagccgccgcccaACGTCGCTGTTGAACTTGCGCCTTGAAGCCGAGCTCCAGCTCGATGAAGACACTTCCGAAGAAGTTACAAAGCTTTTGAAACCAACCTTGGCAACATTTGGTACACCGAAAATATCGATGCACACTATGAACGCTGAAAGCCCAAACAAGCAATCTCTCGCCGAGAGAAAGGAGATCTGACGCCTCAAGGATTGCAGGCAACCCTGAAGCAACCAGCAGTAAAGAACTCCAACCCGATTACCGTGGCAGGAGTACACTAACCTCACAGAAACGTCTTCAACGCCCGCGCCAACAACACCGACATCAAAGCTGCTCCGGAAGGACAAAATCACCAGCTTCCTCCACCCAGATCTGACGCCGATGTCGCCGGAGTCGTCGTCGAGGAGTTGGTAAGCAGACCTCCCGGATCCGGCAGGGATGCAACTCTCAAGGCCATCGATGATGACGAAGGCCGGACCATCGAGACGGAGAAAGGACCAGAGAACCTTATTCCGACGCGCCGACGATGCTTCCGCCCCCTAGAAACACGAAAACTAGGCAAACTAGTACTTAATTTACACAGCCAGGCAGAGAACCGTGGTCCACCCTTGTGTCCGAGGCCAAAGCGGCCATCGGCTGCGCAGGGGACCGACGGTCTCGCTGACGGGAGGAGCTGGATCTCGAACCGCCTCCTGGTCGCCCCTCTCAACAGGGAAGGACGGGAGAGTTCGAGGAGGTCCCGTCGTTGGGGTTACTCGCAGGAGACACCTGGGAGGATTAGCATCAGCAATGGTGGTGCGGCGAGCATGCGGCCTGCGCACCGAATATGCATCCCCTGTGTATCGAGGTTCAGTGATATTCTACGGTGACAACCTTGGTGATATTGAGTCACTGGTATGTGTAGATTCCACATGTCAATGACTCAATGTCACCGAAAATGTCATCATGAATGTCACCGAATCTGCGTAACGTGTGGAGGTGGACAACGGTGTGGAGGTGGATAACGGAGAGACAACGGTTCAGACGGGGAAAGTCATGTGCACGAATCTCTAACATGAGAAGGCACATAAAAAATTTGGACTGGGTTAAGGCGCGACCCGTCACGCTATATCAGATCGGCGCGACCCATCCGTCTCGCAATCCTACATAAGCACTATGCATAATAAGCAAACTAATCAGTGAAGCGATGCAGCCTTACGGACACTCACGGGATGAGAGGTGGAAAGCATGTAGGTGACATCAGCACTTCTTATTTATTTATACTTGCTTCTCTATTCTCTTTAAATGATAATATCTCTCACATACGGGGTTCAAATTTTATTCCAGTTACAGTGTTGTGTTTCTTAGAGCGAGGCCTACGAAACAAGATCCAATTTACATATATTTTGAGACTATTTTATTCGTACAATCAAGTTGTGCATTATATTGTAACAACTTATATAGATCATGTAACAATTTATGTATATGTTAGATGTCAAATTATGTGTATCAACTTGTGCAGAGACAGAGTACAAACTTATGTTTTTTTGGCACCGTATAAGTTACCTGGGTTAGGTGTAGTACTTTTTAAAGAGTCAGCTCACAAAATAGCAGTTTTTTTAAACTTATATGTAATAGTATTTGGACAATTTATATACAAGCTGTGTATCAACTTATGTGTATGTCAAGTCACAACTTACATAGAGATTATGCCTTGAGTTTTATAGATACCATATATCAATTTATGCTTTTATATCCTATGTACCATCATATTTAAAAACTTCCATatcaaattattttttttttaaaaaagtaatGTTCAAACACGTGTATTTGGAACTTATTTTATTGTATTTATCGCAAGAATATTAGTAGATGGATTAGTAAAGAAGTACTCTTATATGCTAGAATATACAATATATTTCTATAATCTTATCATTTTAATCCATCGTTCGTTAGTTAAAAAGCCTCACATGTTGTCCATATTTTCTAAGCAGACTCTCTCTTGGCCAAAATATTCAATCTATGTGATCGTGTCATGTCAAAACTTGACCTGGTCAGGCTGCGGCCCATGGGCCATGGCACGCATTAGCAAAAGCAACTCACGAGGCATGGTCCAACACATATAAAAAACAAAGCATGCTAAGCGGGCCAGGCCGCGCTTGCGCGCAGGTCGCGCACTCCACCATCCGTGCGATCAGTAGCGCGTTCGAATTTTCCATTTTCTAAGCAGACTCTCTCTTGGCCTAAATATTCAATGCATGTGATCGTGTTATGTCAAAACTTGACCTGCTCAGGCTGCGGCCCATGGGCCATGGCACGTATTAGCAAAAGCAACTCACGTGGCATGATCCAACACATATAAAAAACAAAGCATGCTAAGCGGGCCAGGCCGCGCTTGCGCGCAGGTCGCGCACTCCACCATCCGCGCGACCAGTAGCGCGTTAGAATTTTCCAAAAAACTTCCGGAGTTATATAGGTTTACCGCCTATTGTGTCGAGGCCTCAACGGGCCTCAATGGGCTTCTCGTGGGCATGGGCTGGACACACTTTTTAATGGGCTTGTTGGTAGCTATTTGTGGGCTGGGCCATGTTTAGATTTTCcttgcttcttttttcttttttgttgggCAAGTGCTCATTGTACTCCACACCAATTCAAAGCATTACAATTGTCCAACGGATATATGACAATTAGGACGTTTCTGAACAAAGTGGTTTTACTGACATCAAAATAATTATATCGAGGTCTTGTTTAGATTTCAAAatgcaaaatataaattttttataaatcgcttacatgatgtactaaatgtagtcaaaaaataaatcgcattacacaaatgaactgtaaatcgcgagacgaatctaatgatcctaattaggatgtgattagacactaaattgctacagtaatgctacaataaacaagatctaatgatgaattaattaggcttattagattcgtctcgtagtttacagacgagatctgtgattagtttacatttaatatttcaaatattgaagattttttttcaaaaacagaaaaatacaaaatgcaaagtgaactaaacacaccccaagTCAGCA
This genomic interval carries:
- the LOC120672103 gene encoding uncharacterized protein LOC120672103; the protein is MESKVPSLPAMYVMLMTMIILAIAVSFSCPVVGHCTEVKAAHDAGDEAVAHPDGGRRSWGPPPPHGGTLRRPYKGRQPVRPPPPLAPPAHGKVIGVGRSG